From a single Parambassis ranga chromosome 2, fParRan2.1, whole genome shotgun sequence genomic region:
- the LOC114431638 gene encoding carcinoembryonic antigen-related cell adhesion molecule 2 isoform X2 yields the protein MDLLLAPLLLLLSLHGFCAANGILPAGPVDAIVGNNVTIKTLVVNPVFTFIIWNYNGGSDPINIATRTKAGGLKVNALYTGRVNVDPVNGSLQLAALKPADSGDYSISIVSDDGTTETAEIKVRVLEPLSNIAIKSNVPTAIERNTTVELTCSAKGSYLKFTWTNGTVPISADGKRLMQKDTDSSSVLTITDVFRSDLVGPIYCTAVHPLETAKSAPFNLTVYYGPEAVTITATKPDKYIRAKSDFNLTCSAGSNPPAVLAWYRNNDLMKASGPVLTLKVIEELGFGKQMDNYTCRAQNTETKSAVASSVVSFAVMEAISGAKITSSTATLIAGNSTANLSCQATAGTVATTTWLKDGAQLANSTRVVISTDKRSVLIRPVQKEDNGKYTCELTNPVNTDTAAFDLVVNYGPEQPTIEGNNKVEEKDLVTLTCKAASIPPPTFTWKFNDTLTDTTTHEYTISNAEYKDTGLYTCEAHNAVTGMTSSNSHLLTVKAEGELDELSGLSEGAIAGIVVGVIAALAVAIGLFFYCRQKVPVDSPY from the exons ATGGATCTGCTCCTCGCTccgcttcttcttctgctctctcttCACG GGTTCTGCGCGGCCAACGGCATCCTGCCCGCGGGCCCCGTGGACGCAATCGTGGGGAATAATGTGACGATAAAGACGCTGGTCGTGAATCCGGTGTTCACCTTTATTATCTGGAACTACAACGGCGGTTCCGACCCGATCAATATAGCCACCAGAACCAAAGCAGGGGGGCTGAAGGTGAACGCGCTGTACACCGGCAGGGTTAACGTCGACCCGGTCAACGGCAGCCTGCAGCTGGCGGCCCTGAAGCCTGCGGACAGCGGAGATTACAGCATCAGCATCGTGTCCGATGATGGAACCACCGAAACGGCAGAGATTAAAGTCCGGGTTCTCG AGCCCTTGTCTAACATCGCCATCAAGTCCAACGTGCCCACGGCCATCGAACGCAACACCACCGTGGAGCTCACCTGCTCCGCTAAAGGCTCCTACCTCAAATTCACCTGGACCAACGGCACGGTGCCCATCAGCGCCGATGGCAAGCGGCTGATGCAGAAAGAC ACGGACTCGTCCAGCGTTCTGACCATCACGGACGTCTTCAGGTCAGATCTGGTCGGTCCCATCTACTGCACAGCTGTTCACCCGCTGGAGACGGCGAAGAGCGCCCCCTTCAACCTCACTGTCTACT ATGGACCAGAGGCCGTCACCATCACCGCCACAAAGCCCGACAAGTACATCAGAGCCAAGTCTGACTTCAACCTGACCTGCTCCGCCGGCTCTAACCCGCCCGCCGTGCTCGCCTGGTACCGCAACAATGACCTGATGAAGGCCTCGGGGCCCGTGCTCACTCTGAAGGTCATCGAGGAGCTGGGGTTCGGGAAGCAGATGGATAACTACACCTGCAGGGCCCAGAACACAGAGACTAAGAGCGCCGTCGcttcttctgtggtgtcctTCGCTGTGATGG AGGCCATCTCTGGTGCTAAAATCACCAGCTCGACTGCAACCCTCATCGCCGGCAACAGCACGGCCAACCTGAGCTGCCAGGCAACGGCGGGCACCGTGGCGACCACCACCTGGCTGAAGGATGGGGCCCAGTTGGCTAACAGCACTCGCGTGGTGATCTCCACTGACAAGAGATCCGTACTGATCCGCCCGGTTCAGAAGGAGGACAACGGAAAGTACACGTGCGAACTGACCAACCCCGTCAACACGGACACGGCTGCCTTCGACTTGGTGGTGAACT ACGGTCCTGAACAGCCGACGATAGAGGGTAACaacaaggtggaggagaaggactTGGTGACCCTCACCTGCAAGGCCgcctccatccctcctcccaCCTTCACCTGGAAGTTCAACGACACTCTGACCGACACCACGACGCACGAGTACACCATCAGCAACGCGGAGTACAAAGACACTGGACTGTACACATGTGAGGCGCACAACGCTGTCACCGGCATGACCAGCTCGAACAGCCACCTCCTGACTGTCAAAG CGGAGGGGGAGCTGGACGAACTTTCTGGCCTCTCAGAAGGAGCCATCGCTGGGATCGTCGTCGGCGTCATTGCCGCGCTCGCGGTCGCCATCGGCCTGTTCTTCTACTGCCGACAGAAAGTCCC gGTCGACTCACCGTACTAA
- the LOC114431638 gene encoding carcinoembryonic antigen-related cell adhesion molecule 1 isoform X1 has protein sequence MDLLLAPLLLLLSLHGFCAANGILPAGPVDAIVGNNVTIKTLVVNPVFTFIIWNYNGGSDPINIATRTKAGGLKVNALYTGRVNVDPVNGSLQLAALKPADSGDYSISIVSDDGTTETAEIKVRVLEPLSNIAIKSNVPTAIERNTTVELTCSAKGSYLKFTWTNGTVPISADGKRLMQKDTDSSSVLTITDVFRSDLVGPIYCTAVHPLETAKSAPFNLTVYYGPEAVTITATKPDKYIRAKSDFNLTCSAGSNPPAVLAWYRNNDLMKASGPVLTLKVIEELGFGKQMDNYTCRAQNTETKSAVASSVVSFAVMEAISGAKITSSTATLIAGNSTANLSCQATAGTVATTTWLKDGAQLANSTRVVISTDKRSVLIRPVQKEDNGKYTCELTNPVNTDTAAFDLVVNYGPEQPTIEGNNKVEEKDLVTLTCKAASIPPPTFTWKFNDTLTDTTTHEYTISNAEYKDTGLYTCEAHNAVTGMTSSNSHLLTVKAEGELDELSGLSEGAIAGIVVGVIAALAVAIGLFFYCRQKVPTNGAKVSTGSTLLENRVDSPY, from the exons ATGGATCTGCTCCTCGCTccgcttcttcttctgctctctcttCACG GGTTCTGCGCGGCCAACGGCATCCTGCCCGCGGGCCCCGTGGACGCAATCGTGGGGAATAATGTGACGATAAAGACGCTGGTCGTGAATCCGGTGTTCACCTTTATTATCTGGAACTACAACGGCGGTTCCGACCCGATCAATATAGCCACCAGAACCAAAGCAGGGGGGCTGAAGGTGAACGCGCTGTACACCGGCAGGGTTAACGTCGACCCGGTCAACGGCAGCCTGCAGCTGGCGGCCCTGAAGCCTGCGGACAGCGGAGATTACAGCATCAGCATCGTGTCCGATGATGGAACCACCGAAACGGCAGAGATTAAAGTCCGGGTTCTCG AGCCCTTGTCTAACATCGCCATCAAGTCCAACGTGCCCACGGCCATCGAACGCAACACCACCGTGGAGCTCACCTGCTCCGCTAAAGGCTCCTACCTCAAATTCACCTGGACCAACGGCACGGTGCCCATCAGCGCCGATGGCAAGCGGCTGATGCAGAAAGAC ACGGACTCGTCCAGCGTTCTGACCATCACGGACGTCTTCAGGTCAGATCTGGTCGGTCCCATCTACTGCACAGCTGTTCACCCGCTGGAGACGGCGAAGAGCGCCCCCTTCAACCTCACTGTCTACT ATGGACCAGAGGCCGTCACCATCACCGCCACAAAGCCCGACAAGTACATCAGAGCCAAGTCTGACTTCAACCTGACCTGCTCCGCCGGCTCTAACCCGCCCGCCGTGCTCGCCTGGTACCGCAACAATGACCTGATGAAGGCCTCGGGGCCCGTGCTCACTCTGAAGGTCATCGAGGAGCTGGGGTTCGGGAAGCAGATGGATAACTACACCTGCAGGGCCCAGAACACAGAGACTAAGAGCGCCGTCGcttcttctgtggtgtcctTCGCTGTGATGG AGGCCATCTCTGGTGCTAAAATCACCAGCTCGACTGCAACCCTCATCGCCGGCAACAGCACGGCCAACCTGAGCTGCCAGGCAACGGCGGGCACCGTGGCGACCACCACCTGGCTGAAGGATGGGGCCCAGTTGGCTAACAGCACTCGCGTGGTGATCTCCACTGACAAGAGATCCGTACTGATCCGCCCGGTTCAGAAGGAGGACAACGGAAAGTACACGTGCGAACTGACCAACCCCGTCAACACGGACACGGCTGCCTTCGACTTGGTGGTGAACT ACGGTCCTGAACAGCCGACGATAGAGGGTAACaacaaggtggaggagaaggactTGGTGACCCTCACCTGCAAGGCCgcctccatccctcctcccaCCTTCACCTGGAAGTTCAACGACACTCTGACCGACACCACGACGCACGAGTACACCATCAGCAACGCGGAGTACAAAGACACTGGACTGTACACATGTGAGGCGCACAACGCTGTCACCGGCATGACCAGCTCGAACAGCCACCTCCTGACTGTCAAAG CGGAGGGGGAGCTGGACGAACTTTCTGGCCTCTCAGAAGGAGCCATCGCTGGGATCGTCGTCGGCGTCATTGCCGCGCTCGCGGTCGCCATCGGCCTGTTCTTCTACTGCCGACAGAAAGTCCC GACAAATGGGGCCAAGGTGTCCACAGGCTCCACGCTGTTGGAGAACAG gGTCGACTCACCGTACTAA
- the LOC114431639 gene encoding myeloid zinc finger 1-like, whose protein sequence is MFKLQSLKVFIRQRLTAAVDDVFAHLEKTISEYEEELSRHRLDEGRTPRTADVQVRLSEEWKPSLDEEEPQEPAHVKEEEGEEEPWTNPDGEQRDEPEEDGISKLPFTVIPVKNDEDDDDDKSSSEEAHGENHGGPEPAGSSDPPLPPDSLGSRSQLSEPEVEDKDLSWMELREAEVVLNNNVDVNSGGKSYICSECGKTFSQRGTLQRHARRHTGEKPFTCSVCSKHFTQKVTLKQHMRIHTGEKPYSCSECGKRFTQLGHLRCHRTVHTGERPFSCTVCDRRFTRPARVKNHKCVDESGWRL, encoded by the exons ATGTTCAAACTTCAGAGCCTGAAGGTTTTTATCAGGCAGCGTCTGACCGCAGCTGTGGACGACGTGTTCGCGCATCTCGAGAAAACGATATCGGAGTATGAAGAGGAGCTGAGCCGCCACCGGCTGGACGAGGGGCGGACCCCGCGGACAGCCG ACGTCCAGGTGCGTCTCAGTGAGGAGTGGAAGCCCAGTCTGGATGAGGAGGAACCACAGGAGCCTGCACAcgtcaaagaggaggagggagaggaggagccCTGGACCAATCCTGACGGGGAACAGCGCGATGAACCGGAGGAGGATGGAATCAGCAAGCTCCCATTCACAGTAATCCCAGTGAAGAATGATGAAGACGACGATGATGATAAGAGCAGCAGTGAAGAGGCCCATGGGGAGAACCATGGAGGACCTGAACCAGCTGGGAGCTCAGATCCCCCTTTACCACCTGATAGTTTGGGCAGCAGGTCCCAGCTTTCTGAGCCTGAAGTAGAAGACAAGGATCTGTCCTGGATGGAGCTGAGAGAGGCCGAGGTGGTTCTAAACAACAATGTGGACGTTAACAGCGGTGGAAAATCATACATCTGCTCAGAGTGTGGTAAAACCTTCAGCCAGAGGGGGACGCTGCAGAGACACGCCAGGCGTCACACGGGAGAGAAGCCCTTCACCTGCTCCGTCTGCAGCAAGCATTTCACCCAGAAGGTGACGCTGAAGCAGCACATGAGGATCCACACGGGGGAGAAGCCGTACAGCTGCTCCGAGTGCGGCAAGAGGTTCACACAGCTGGGGCACCTGAGGTGCCACCGGACGGTGCACACGGGGGAGAGGCCCTTCAGCTGCACCGTGTGCGACAGGCGCTTCACCAGGCCGGCACGCGTCAAGAACCACAAGTGTGTGGATGAGAGCGGCTGGAGGCTGTAG